In Bremerella alba, one DNA window encodes the following:
- a CDS encoding SDR family NAD(P)-dependent oxidoreductase translates to MTQRDFEGQVVLVTGSSQGIGKAAILEFAKQGAKVIVNYHNSPEKAEQVVAEVEELGSEAIAVKCDVSSYEAVEAMVAQSVERFGKLDVAVSNAVYSDREFFYEANMDGFRRTIEVTMWGAFHLLRASSRQMIAQKTPGAVTIVSSPHAFIPAPKAMAYNMSKAAIEHMAKTAAIELSDFKIRVNIVQPGWTDTPGERKFATDEVLDEGGAKIPAGRLGTPEEMANAICYMSSPRNSYTTGATLLVDGGISLPWWGKTGRAAPS, encoded by the coding sequence ATGACGCAGCGAGATTTCGAAGGACAAGTGGTCCTGGTGACCGGTTCCAGCCAGGGTATTGGCAAAGCGGCCATACTTGAATTTGCAAAGCAAGGCGCCAAGGTCATCGTCAATTACCACAACAGCCCCGAGAAGGCCGAACAGGTAGTCGCCGAAGTCGAAGAGTTGGGCAGCGAAGCAATCGCGGTCAAATGTGATGTCTCGAGCTATGAGGCGGTCGAAGCCATGGTTGCCCAAAGTGTCGAGCGTTTCGGCAAGCTGGACGTGGCCGTCTCGAACGCGGTCTACAGCGACCGCGAGTTCTTCTACGAAGCCAATATGGACGGATTTCGCCGTACGATCGAGGTCACCATGTGGGGTGCGTTTCATCTTCTCAGGGCTTCCTCGCGGCAAATGATCGCCCAAAAAACGCCTGGCGCTGTCACCATCGTCAGTTCGCCTCATGCGTTCATTCCGGCGCCCAAGGCCATGGCCTACAACATGTCGAAGGCCGCGATCGAGCATATGGCCAAAACAGCAGCCATTGAACTTTCGGATTTCAAGATCCGCGTGAATATCGTGCAGCCTGGCTGGACCGATACCCCTGGGGAACGCAAGTTCGCCACGGATGAGGTTCTCGACGAAGGAGGCGCGAAAATCCCAGCCGGTCGGCTTGGTACGCCGGAAGAAATGGCCAATGCGATTTGCTACATGAGCAGTCCCCGGAACAGTTACACGACCGGAGCCACGCTATTGGTCGACGGCGGGATTTCACTCCCCTGGTGGGGCAAGACCGGCCGAGCGGCTCCTAGCTAA
- a CDS encoding basic secretory protein-like protein: protein MRLTLLILTGLFFAPAGVFAHDNTRASAQPEVKVIVDVSEVPELKEWGDNSAKLIKQWHPKITQMLQQEGFAPPHEVRVVFKKDMDGVAHTIGNQIVIAGNWVKQHPDDTGMVVHELVHVIQAYPRGGPFWLVEGIADYIRFYKYEPQTRLRGINPQRQSYRDGYRTSAQFVAWLEKTHPGIVQKINEAIRKQEFQNAMIREATGKHVEQLWDEFIKTEDASGRR, encoded by the coding sequence ATGCGACTCACGCTCTTGATTCTCACTGGGTTGTTCTTCGCTCCTGCGGGGGTCTTCGCCCACGACAATACACGGGCGTCTGCCCAGCCTGAGGTGAAGGTAATTGTCGATGTCAGCGAAGTCCCCGAGCTGAAAGAGTGGGGCGACAACTCGGCCAAATTGATCAAACAGTGGCATCCCAAGATTACCCAGATGCTACAGCAAGAGGGCTTCGCACCGCCCCATGAAGTTCGTGTGGTCTTCAAGAAAGACATGGACGGAGTCGCTCATACGATTGGCAATCAAATTGTGATCGCGGGCAATTGGGTCAAGCAGCATCCCGACGATACCGGCATGGTGGTGCACGAACTGGTTCACGTGATTCAGGCCTATCCCCGCGGCGGACCTTTCTGGTTGGTCGAAGGGATCGCCGACTATATCCGGTTCTACAAGTACGAACCCCAGACACGTCTTCGCGGCATTAATCCCCAGCGGCAAAGCTATCGCGATGGCTATCGCACCAGTGCCCAATTTGTTGCCTGGTTGGAAAAGACGCACCCCGGTATCGTGCAGAAGATCAATGAAGCGATCCGCAAGCAGGAGTTTCAAAACGCCATGATTCGCGAGGCCACCGGAAAGCACGTGGAACAATTGTGGGACGAGTTTATCAAGACAGAAGACGCCAGCGGCCGGCGATAG
- a CDS encoding DUF1559 family PulG-like putative transporter has protein sequence MPDPHSDTDPTLAEVNDQRDRSRTPLIVGGVLFLALLAGCVLVGPMVSAMLQARENARRTTCMNNLRAIGVQIEDYYVVHEAFPPGWEVPADEQPTLPTWGWTSKLISLTGVTYPTPEDLQQPLAEVLIADDQRMEFVQSYFPEYLCPSDDGLAYDGENHPDRRWIHDGNPVPFGLSMYVGNAGHLHDAVGDQPNTGIFFGNSTVTLADVSDGVSHTIMTGERDLTNCRAGSWPGVPDPMKHDGGPSIWNVVAGAKPKINAPPWDGDTLCGEGFSSLHPGGANVMLVDGSVKFLATDTDSQWQAEATSGEIGVLQQMMIRNDGEKSSP, from the coding sequence ATGCCCGATCCACACTCTGATACCGATCCAACGCTCGCAGAAGTCAACGACCAGCGTGATCGATCACGAACACCTCTGATTGTCGGAGGTGTTCTCTTTTTGGCCCTGCTTGCCGGTTGCGTTCTTGTTGGCCCGATGGTTTCGGCCATGCTACAAGCACGCGAAAATGCCCGGCGCACGACCTGTATGAATAATCTGCGCGCGATTGGTGTTCAGATCGAAGACTATTACGTTGTCCACGAAGCGTTTCCGCCTGGGTGGGAAGTGCCAGCGGACGAACAACCGACGCTACCGACCTGGGGATGGACATCCAAGCTGATCAGTCTGACCGGCGTCACTTACCCCACACCGGAAGATTTGCAGCAACCACTGGCGGAGGTTCTGATCGCCGATGATCAACGCATGGAGTTCGTGCAATCGTACTTTCCAGAATACTTGTGCCCCTCGGACGACGGACTTGCTTACGATGGTGAAAACCACCCTGACCGGCGCTGGATCCACGATGGGAACCCGGTGCCTTTCGGGCTGAGCATGTATGTGGGCAACGCGGGACATCTGCACGATGCCGTCGGCGACCAACCGAACACAGGCATCTTCTTTGGCAACTCGACCGTGACCCTCGCCGATGTGTCGGATGGCGTCAGTCACACGATCATGACCGGCGAGCGTGACTTAACTAATTGCCGCGCCGGCAGTTGGCCTGGCGTGCCTGACCCGATGAAGCATGATGGTGGCCCGTCGATCTGGAATGTTGTCGCAGGGGCCAAGCCGAAGATCAACGCACCACCTTGGGACGGCGATACGCTATGCGGCGAGGGCTTTTCCAGCTTGCACCCCGGCGGAGCGAATGTGATGCTGGTCGATGGCTCGGTGAAATTTCTGGCAACCGATACCGACTCGCAGTGGCAGGCAGAGGCCACCAGCGGCGAGATCGGTGTGCTTCAGCAGATGATGATTCGCAACGATGGCGAAAAAAGCAGTCCTTAG
- a CDS encoding lipoate--protein ligase family protein, whose amino-acid sequence MQLLDLTLPSPEENLALDEALLNNAESSGRPLEVLRLWEPIEPLVVIGRASKLHEEVNVEACQSRGVRFLRRASGGAAVVTGRGCLMYAVVLSYELHPQLTALDLCHQYVMGRLQKTLAGQVPEVDFQGTCDLTLDGRKFSGNSLRCKRSHLIYHGTLLYDFDLDLIPELLRTPPRMPDYREHRPHESFVTNVPIPREMIRQQLIEAWETTGPMLDWPSELTAQLVAEKYTNPEWTSMR is encoded by the coding sequence ATGCAACTTCTTGATCTTACGCTGCCGTCACCCGAAGAGAATCTCGCCTTGGACGAGGCTCTGCTTAATAACGCCGAGTCGAGCGGGCGACCTCTGGAAGTCTTGCGACTTTGGGAGCCGATCGAGCCGTTGGTCGTCATTGGTCGTGCTTCTAAGCTGCACGAGGAAGTCAATGTCGAGGCCTGTCAGTCGCGGGGCGTTCGATTTCTTCGCCGGGCCAGTGGTGGTGCCGCTGTGGTAACAGGCCGCGGCTGTCTGATGTATGCCGTCGTCCTTAGTTACGAGTTGCACCCCCAACTGACGGCCCTCGATCTCTGCCATCAATACGTGATGGGGCGTCTACAAAAAACGCTCGCCGGCCAGGTTCCCGAGGTCGATTTCCAAGGGACGTGCGATCTGACGCTCGACGGGCGAAAGTTCTCCGGCAATAGCCTTCGCTGCAAACGCTCGCATCTCATCTACCACGGTACGCTTCTGTATGACTTTGACTTAGATCTGATTCCGGAGCTACTTCGTACGCCGCCGCGAATGCCTGACTATCGCGAGCATCGTCCTCACGAGTCATTCGTCACCAACGTGCCGATCCCTCGCGAAATGATCCGCCAGCAGCTGATCGAAGCTTGGGAAACTACCGGACCGATGCTCGACTGGCCCAGTGAATTGACCGCTCAGTTAGTTGCGGAAAAATATACAAATCCGGAATGGACCTCAATGCGATAG
- the mutY gene encoding A/G-specific adenine glycosylase: MARTKLKSRSEPENSSPVRGSLAAFQSHVFAWFATHQRDLPWRKSQDPYRVWISEIMLQQTQVATVKEYFRRFTAEFPQVSDLAAANEQKVLRLWEGLGYYRRARQLHAAAKEIVERFHGKFPQTVDEIQSLPGVGRYTAGAIASIAYGHKVPILEANTQRLFARLTGWDQVLTTSASQKRLWQFAEDILPDQDVGIFNQALMEIGSLVCTPKNQSCSQCPLAAHCEAYQQDRQDEIPQPKKKIEFIPITEIALVVRRKNEVLVRQCGQDERWAGLWDFPRFAVADVNELSAAEAQLKEASGIQASLGPHLTTIKHGVTKYRITLLCHEMSHEKGRLRPAPGPDGQPRVWQWREASHLADLPLSTTGRKLAKLV, encoded by the coding sequence ATGGCACGTACGAAGTTGAAATCTCGCTCAGAACCAGAGAATTCTTCGCCGGTCCGCGGGTCGCTGGCAGCTTTTCAATCGCATGTATTTGCCTGGTTCGCGACCCATCAACGGGATTTACCGTGGCGAAAATCGCAAGATCCTTATCGCGTCTGGATCAGCGAAATCATGCTTCAGCAGACCCAAGTAGCGACCGTCAAAGAGTACTTTCGTCGATTTACAGCCGAGTTTCCCCAAGTTAGCGATCTGGCCGCAGCCAACGAGCAAAAAGTCTTACGACTATGGGAAGGGCTTGGCTACTATCGACGGGCTCGCCAATTGCATGCCGCTGCGAAAGAGATTGTCGAGCGTTTTCACGGGAAGTTTCCCCAAACGGTCGACGAGATCCAAAGCCTGCCAGGGGTCGGTAGGTACACGGCCGGCGCGATCGCATCGATCGCATATGGGCACAAAGTACCGATTCTCGAGGCGAACACGCAGCGGCTGTTCGCCAGGCTGACCGGGTGGGATCAGGTTCTTACGACGTCGGCTAGTCAAAAAAGACTTTGGCAATTCGCGGAAGATATTCTCCCCGATCAAGACGTTGGTATCTTCAATCAGGCCTTGATGGAGATTGGCAGTCTTGTCTGTACGCCGAAAAATCAGAGTTGTTCGCAGTGCCCACTGGCGGCACATTGCGAGGCCTATCAGCAAGACCGGCAAGACGAGATCCCGCAACCGAAGAAGAAGATCGAGTTCATTCCCATCACAGAGATTGCCCTGGTAGTGCGTCGCAAGAATGAAGTCCTGGTTCGACAATGTGGCCAGGACGAACGTTGGGCAGGGCTATGGGATTTTCCCCGGTTCGCCGTTGCCGACGTAAATGAACTAAGTGCCGCCGAAGCCCAACTGAAGGAAGCCTCCGGGATTCAGGCCTCGCTGGGGCCGCATCTGACGACGATCAAGCATGGCGTGACCAAATATCGAATCACTTTGCTTTGCCACGAGATGAGCCACGAAAAAGGTCGTCTGCGGCCAGCCCCCGGTCCCGATGGTCAGCCTCGCGTGTGGCAGTGGCGCGAGGCTTCGCACCTGGCCGATCTGCCGTTATCGACAACCGGTCGCAAGCTGGCCAAGCTGGTGTGA
- a CDS encoding class I SAM-dependent methyltransferase, with amino-acid sequence MTDAQENSPAKKHNQGAWDRMARGGHRFAQPAKDDEFKNPLKTLDRWGWLGKSIYGQRVLCLAAGGGRQGPLYAAAGAVVTVVDISGAQLEIDRKVAADRGLQLRTVEASMDDLSMFAPADFDIVIHPVATCYVPDVAPVFREVANVLCAGGIYISQHKTPTSLQAEVRRSENGYELTEPYYRSGPLPEVRGSRHREEGTLEYLHRWDQLLGGMCRAGLVIEDLVEPLHAKEDAEPNSFEDRSKYIAPYVRIKARRVGQEQARTEAGSLWLPS; translated from the coding sequence TTGACCGACGCACAAGAAAACTCCCCCGCCAAGAAGCACAATCAGGGTGCCTGGGATCGGATGGCTCGGGGTGGGCATCGGTTTGCTCAGCCAGCGAAGGACGACGAATTTAAGAACCCGCTCAAGACGCTCGACCGTTGGGGCTGGCTCGGCAAAAGCATTTACGGGCAGCGCGTGTTGTGCCTGGCTGCCGGGGGTGGTCGCCAAGGGCCCCTGTATGCCGCGGCCGGTGCGGTGGTTACGGTGGTCGATATTAGCGGCGCCCAGTTAGAGATCGATCGCAAGGTGGCCGCCGATCGCGGACTGCAGCTGCGTACGGTGGAAGCTTCGATGGACGACCTCTCGATGTTCGCCCCGGCCGACTTCGATATCGTCATTCACCCGGTTGCGACGTGCTATGTGCCGGATGTGGCACCCGTCTTCCGCGAAGTCGCCAACGTGCTATGCGCGGGTGGAATCTATATCAGCCAGCATAAGACGCCCACCAGCCTGCAAGCGGAAGTCCGCCGCAGCGAAAACGGCTATGAACTAACCGAGCCCTACTATCGTAGCGGCCCCCTGCCCGAGGTCCGCGGCAGCCGTCACCGCGAAGAAGGGACGCTCGAGTATCTGCACCGCTGGGACCAACTACTGGGCGGCATGTGCCGAGCAGGCCTGGTGATCGAAGACCTGGTCGAGCCGCTGCACGCCAAAGAAGACGCCGAGCCCAACTCATTCGAAGACCGTAGTAAATACATCGCCCCGTACGTACGAATCAAGGCTCGTCGAGTGGGTCAGGAGCAAGCTCGGACCGAAGCGGGTTCGTTGTGGCTGCCTAGCTAG
- a CDS encoding sigma-70 family RNA polymerase sigma factor encodes MYDSLIDDFEDDDARARPRSFDDAAVDVIDDSDDDRMMTTEDMSNDSADDSSDEFTEDSETWSDDPVRMYLTQMGEIPLLTRQQEIYLARKIEQTRAKFRRLLLECDYVAQDSFKILQRVQDGELPFDRTVQVSVTDRLEKEQIMGRMPMNLVTVDRLLKRNRRDYVTALSKSVSADKRAAAWRRLSHRRQRVVNLIEELGLRTQRIESKIGVLEEFCRRINELKARLDDHKAANTPMEDRQPLLAEYRNLLMATQETPKSLNRRCQAVKAIYSEYQQAKRELSEGNLRLVVSIAKKYRNRGLSFLDLIQEGNAGLMRAVDKFEYRRGFKFCTYATWWIRQAITRAVADQSRTIRIPVHMVETMSRVRNVARQLLQEKGREPTIEETARRAGTTVEEARRVLAMSRYPISLDRPVGNSEDSQFGDLLPDGEAESPANGAAQEMLRGRIGRVLKTLSYREREIIKLRYGLGDGYSYTLEEVGHIFKVTRERIRQIEAKAVRKLQQPSRSQDLVGFLD; translated from the coding sequence TTGTACGATTCGTTGATTGACGATTTCGAAGATGATGATGCACGAGCACGTCCGCGTAGCTTCGACGATGCTGCCGTCGATGTGATCGATGACTCCGATGATGATCGCATGATGACCACGGAGGATATGTCGAATGATTCGGCAGACGATTCATCCGATGAATTCACCGAGGACAGCGAAACCTGGTCCGACGACCCGGTTCGTATGTACTTGACGCAGATGGGCGAGATTCCCTTGTTGACCCGCCAACAGGAAATCTATCTCGCTCGTAAGATCGAACAAACCCGAGCCAAGTTCCGCCGCTTGCTCTTGGAGTGCGACTATGTCGCCCAAGATTCTTTTAAGATTTTGCAGCGCGTGCAGGATGGCGAATTACCGTTCGATCGTACTGTTCAAGTTTCAGTGACCGATCGCTTGGAAAAAGAACAGATCATGGGCCGCATGCCGATGAATCTGGTCACCGTTGATCGCTTGCTGAAGCGAAATCGCCGTGACTACGTCACCGCGCTAAGCAAGTCGGTTTCGGCCGATAAGCGTGCCGCAGCATGGCGTCGACTGAGCCACCGCCGTCAGCGCGTGGTGAACCTGATCGAAGAGTTGGGTCTGCGTACTCAGCGAATCGAGTCGAAGATCGGCGTGTTGGAAGAATTCTGCCGCCGCATCAATGAACTCAAAGCCCGTTTGGACGATCACAAAGCGGCGAACACGCCGATGGAAGATCGCCAACCGCTGCTGGCCGAGTACCGCAACCTGTTGATGGCTACGCAAGAGACTCCCAAAAGTCTCAACCGTCGCTGTCAGGCCGTCAAAGCGATCTACTCGGAATATCAGCAAGCCAAACGCGAGCTGTCCGAAGGGAACTTGCGTCTGGTGGTCTCGATCGCCAAGAAGTATCGTAACCGCGGTTTGAGCTTCCTCGATCTCATCCAGGAAGGCAACGCCGGTTTGATGCGTGCAGTCGACAAGTTTGAATACCGTCGTGGTTTCAAGTTTTGTACGTACGCTACCTGGTGGATTCGTCAGGCCATTACTCGGGCCGTAGCCGACCAAAGCCGAACCATTCGCATCCCGGTTCACATGGTCGAAACCATGTCCCGCGTTCGCAATGTGGCTCGTCAGCTGCTGCAAGAAAAAGGCCGCGAACCAACGATCGAAGAAACGGCCCGTCGTGCCGGCACTACCGTCGAGGAAGCTCGCCGCGTGCTGGCCATGAGCCGCTATCCGATCTCGCTCGACCGCCCTGTCGGTAACAGCGAAGACAGCCAGTTTGGCGATTTGCTTCCCGATGGCGAAGCCGAAAGCCCAGCCAACGGTGCTGCTCAGGAAATGCTGCGTGGTCGGATCGGTCGCGTGCTGAAGACCCTCAGCTACCGCGAACGCGAGATCATCAAGCTGCGTTACGGTTTGGGCGATGGCTACAGCTACACCCTGGAGGAAGTTGGTCACATCTTCAAAGTGACCCGCGAACGTATCCGCCAGATCGAAGCCAAAGCCGTCCGCAAACTGCAGCAACCCAGCCGCAGCCAAGACCTAGTCGGTTTCCTCGACTAA
- a CDS encoding alpha-keto acid decarboxylase family protein, with product MNRSAPSPSVPVSQTVSGVSIGQYLIRRLQEHGLEDIFGIPGDYILSFYGMLEKSPINVVGCTREDCAGFAADSYARVKGLGAVCVTYCVGGLSICNSIAGAYAEKSPVVILTGSPGLRERTNNPLLHHMVRDFNTQKDVFEKLCIAGAELSDPVSAFREIDRVLDAIVRFKRPGYIELPRDMVNVIPHISHVFPSQENTSDPQALTEAVGEAAQLIQSAEKPVILAGVELHRFHLQDELVALAEHTQIPVAATVLGKSVIRETHPLYVGLYEGAIGREEVTRFVEESDLVLLLGTFMTDINMGVFTANLDPSKCIYATSEQLRLKHHHYHGITLPDFVRQLAQRNIPCAKRSLPEGIRMQMPPVGEVTEQPITTQRMMQMINPLLDDETIVIADIGDSLFAATELVTQGRSEFLSPAYYTSMGFAVPATLGAQTANRKARIVAVIGDGAFQMTGMELSTIVRLGYDPVIIVLDNHGYGTERWLHPGEWKYNDIHPWSYSKLPEVLCGGTGYEVSTEKEFHEALHQAWDDREAMSIIHVHLPDDDASPTLHRLSKRLGANV from the coding sequence ATGAATCGTTCCGCCCCTTCCCCCAGTGTGCCTGTCTCGCAGACCGTGAGCGGGGTTTCGATCGGCCAGTACCTTATTCGACGCCTGCAAGAGCATGGCCTGGAAGACATCTTTGGCATCCCCGGCGATTACATCCTTTCCTTCTACGGCATGCTCGAAAAGAGCCCCATCAACGTGGTGGGCTGCACGCGAGAAGACTGCGCGGGATTCGCGGCCGATTCCTATGCTCGCGTGAAAGGGTTAGGGGCGGTCTGCGTCACTTACTGCGTCGGAGGGCTCAGCATTTGTAACAGCATTGCCGGGGCGTACGCCGAGAAGTCTCCGGTGGTCATCCTCACTGGTTCGCCGGGCCTGCGAGAACGGACCAACAATCCCCTTTTGCATCACATGGTGCGTGACTTCAACACGCAGAAAGATGTCTTTGAAAAATTATGCATCGCCGGCGCAGAACTTTCCGATCCCGTTAGCGCCTTCCGCGAGATCGATCGTGTGTTGGATGCCATCGTGCGGTTCAAGCGGCCTGGCTATATCGAACTGCCGCGCGACATGGTGAACGTCATCCCGCACATCAGTCACGTCTTCCCTTCGCAGGAAAACACCAGCGACCCGCAAGCGTTGACCGAAGCGGTCGGCGAAGCGGCGCAGTTGATCCAAAGCGCGGAGAAGCCAGTTATCTTGGCCGGCGTCGAGCTGCACCGGTTTCATTTGCAGGACGAACTGGTCGCACTGGCCGAACATACCCAAATTCCGGTCGCTGCCACCGTGCTTGGCAAGAGTGTCATTCGGGAAACGCATCCCCTCTATGTTGGTCTTTATGAAGGGGCGATCGGCCGGGAAGAGGTTACCCGGTTCGTTGAAGAGAGCGACCTGGTGCTGCTTCTAGGGACGTTCATGACCGATATCAACATGGGCGTCTTCACGGCGAACCTCGACCCTTCGAAGTGCATTTACGCTACCAGCGAGCAACTTCGCCTGAAGCATCATCACTACCACGGCATCACGCTGCCAGACTTTGTGCGGCAGCTGGCCCAGCGAAACATCCCCTGTGCCAAACGCTCGTTGCCGGAAGGGATTCGCATGCAGATGCCTCCGGTGGGTGAAGTAACCGAACAACCGATCACGACGCAGCGGATGATGCAAATGATCAATCCGCTGCTGGATGACGAAACGATCGTGATCGCAGATATCGGCGACTCTCTATTCGCCGCGACAGAATTGGTCACCCAGGGACGCAGCGAATTCTTGTCCCCTGCTTATTACACGTCGATGGGATTCGCCGTGCCGGCAACGCTCGGCGCCCAGACAGCCAATCGCAAGGCTCGCATCGTGGCGGTGATTGGGGATGGTGCTTTCCAGATGACCGGCATGGAACTTTCAACCATCGTCCGGCTCGGTTACGACCCGGTGATTATCGTGCTGGACAATCACGGCTACGGGACCGAACGCTGGCTACACCCCGGCGAGTGGAAGTACAACGACATTCACCCTTGGTCTTACAGTAAGCTGCCGGAAGTCCTCTGCGGCGGCACAGGCTACGAAGTGAGTACCGAAAAAGAGTTCCACGAAGCGCTGCACCAGGCCTGGGACGATCGCGAGGCAATGAGCATCATCCACGTCCACCTGCCAGATGACGACGCCAGCCCAACGCTGCATCGTTTGAGCAAGCGGCTGGGGGCGAATGTCTAA
- the aroE gene encoding shikimate dehydrogenase codes for MTHESLQEIVCCMGQPVAGNPSQFMMERAFAAAGLDWRYLTLEVTPEDLPAAVAGMKAMGFSGGNFTIPHKVAVIAHLNRLTEAAELMGAVNCVFAEEDGFVGENTDGKGFVAALKEVVEPEGKKVVLFGAGGAARAIAVELGLNKVASIDVVNRDAGRGRDLANLLTERVGIAARWIPWNGKHTLPEDADLVINGTSIGLSDAAAMLPVDLDTFRESMLVADVSFNPPQTAFLQAAEDAGCQAIDGLGMLVNQGAIGFKIWTGIEPDRAVMREALEEYLGI; via the coding sequence ATGACTCACGAATCACTTCAAGAAATCGTTTGCTGCATGGGCCAGCCGGTAGCCGGTAACCCGTCCCAGTTCATGATGGAACGGGCCTTTGCTGCGGCCGGTTTGGATTGGCGATACCTCACCTTAGAAGTTACCCCGGAAGACTTACCGGCTGCCGTGGCCGGTATGAAAGCGATGGGATTCAGCGGTGGGAACTTCACCATCCCGCACAAGGTGGCCGTCATTGCCCACCTGAATCGACTGACCGAGGCGGCCGAACTGATGGGAGCGGTCAATTGCGTGTTCGCCGAAGAAGATGGTTTCGTCGGCGAGAACACCGACGGCAAAGGCTTCGTCGCCGCGCTGAAAGAAGTCGTTGAGCCAGAAGGAAAGAAGGTCGTCCTCTTTGGTGCCGGGGGAGCAGCCCGGGCCATCGCAGTCGAACTCGGATTGAACAAGGTGGCTAGTATCGACGTGGTGAATCGCGACGCTGGTCGGGGCCGCGATCTGGCGAACCTTCTCACTGAACGCGTGGGGATCGCAGCGAGGTGGATTCCCTGGAATGGAAAACACACGCTGCCGGAAGATGCCGATCTGGTCATAAACGGCACAAGTATCGGCTTAAGCGATGCCGCTGCAATGCTGCCGGTCGACCTCGACACTTTTCGCGAGTCGATGCTTGTCGCCGACGTGAGTTTCAACCCACCTCAAACGGCATTTCTGCAAGCGGCCGAAGATGCCGGGTGCCAAGCGATTGACGGCCTGGGAATGCTGGTTAACCAAGGCGCGATCGGTTTCAAAATCTGGACCGGCATCGAGCCTGATCGGGCTGTTATGCGAGAAGCGCTGGAAGAGTACCTGGGGATCTAG
- a CDS encoding alpha/beta hydrolase family protein, with protein MLYRSLLVLVGFSVAVGSGLGCSNNQPVTDTLVETEFADKLFAPLNYLGNIAKQAPDAAFQSQADGVRKAVVQTKLPDGQSMTLWIYQPDPLPQSKVPCIFIAPAGTMMIHGLGLAEGDAAEHLPWVKAGFAVVAYELSGNADAETSSDVQLKMAAEKFRQAKSGLLNAQTAMAYAREKVSFVDPRQFYTAGHSSAGTMALYVAEMEPQVKGAIAFMPAVDIRASLGIDGITYVQNSKIVPEAGVYVNEISPITHIHRLSQPTFLFIAGDDRPDITGPADTFGKKLRELGSDVTVVRVPKGGHFEPMLDPGIPMAIEWLKMITQTH; from the coding sequence ATGTTGTATCGCTCGCTACTAGTGCTTGTTGGATTTTCGGTCGCCGTAGGTTCCGGCTTGGGTTGTTCCAATAACCAACCGGTGACCGATACGCTCGTCGAAACCGAGTTCGCCGACAAACTGTTCGCCCCCTTGAATTACTTAGGCAACATTGCCAAGCAGGCTCCTGACGCCGCGTTTCAGAGTCAGGCAGATGGTGTCCGTAAGGCGGTTGTGCAGACGAAACTTCCTGACGGTCAATCGATGACGCTGTGGATCTACCAGCCTGATCCATTGCCGCAGTCGAAGGTGCCGTGCATCTTTATTGCCCCAGCCGGGACGATGATGATCCATGGCTTGGGGCTTGCCGAGGGAGATGCTGCCGAGCATTTGCCGTGGGTGAAAGCCGGCTTTGCGGTCGTTGCCTACGAGCTTAGCGGCAATGCAGACGCTGAGACTTCGTCCGATGTCCAATTGAAGATGGCCGCCGAGAAATTCCGCCAAGCCAAGTCAGGGCTTCTCAACGCACAAACGGCAATGGCCTACGCGAGAGAGAAAGTCTCGTTTGTCGATCCCCGGCAATTTTACACCGCCGGGCACAGTTCTGCCGGAACGATGGCCTTATATGTCGCTGAAATGGAACCGCAAGTAAAAGGGGCCATCGCCTTTATGCCGGCGGTCGACATCCGCGCGTCTTTGGGGATCGATGGCATCACCTATGTGCAGAATTCCAAGATCGTGCCAGAGGCCGGCGTCTATGTTAACGAGATCTCGCCGATCACGCACATTCATCGTTTAAGCCAGCCAACTTTTCTGTTCATCGCCGGTGACGATCGACCCGACATTACCGGGCCGGCCGATACCTTCGGCAAGAAGCTTCGCGAATTGGGAAGCGATGTCACCGTCGTACGGGTCCCCAAAGGCGGGCACTTCGAGCCGATGCTCGACCCCGGTATTCCAATGGCCATCGAGTGGTTGAAAATGATTACGCAGACCCACTAA